A genomic window from Cucumis melo cultivar AY chromosome 8, USDA_Cmelo_AY_1.0, whole genome shotgun sequence includes:
- the LOC103489820 gene encoding phosphatidate phosphatase PAH1 isoform X2 yields MDRVSNSCMELPECGQLDSENATSSSVADISEVKGIENPPRVDETVEAHGVRFVNIESSQLSGCDALSSCSSPDLPITGIPTGKMTNSKHMDQTDPSVYFDSDNTQVKNDQIEAIDQEDGGLERSILDDEYECELPKFCSSEGRIDCLQTTKFEISLCGSKLYSDMGLSAAAEAFEAHRVSAQEFGSSATSIIKNENLVIRFRGRYWHWDKVAPVLLGMATFGMNLPLDPNDSIPVEQDDSTRSENEEAENISTPSGNRWRLWSTPFQRVKKIQLNGDDTSNEEVFLDTESEFHSPTLTSQLDIDTPRKRILRTYIPTTEQIASLKLKEGQNRIKFTFPTKVLGVQKVDAHIYLWKWNARIVISDVDGTITKSDVLGQFMPLVGMDWTQSGVAKLFSAIKSNGYQLLFLSARAIVQAYLTRSFLLNLKQDGEALPDGPVVISPDGLFPSLYREVIRRTPHEFKIACLEEIRRLFPSDHNPFYAGFGNRDTDELSYLKMGIPKGKIFIINPKGEVMNSHSNNPKSYKSLLALVNEIFPPVSSVEQEDFNEWNYWKMPLPEVA; encoded by the exons ATGGATCGGGTTTCTAATTCCTGTATGGAATTACCAGAATGTGGTCAATTAGATTCAGAAAATGCCACATCTTCATCGGTGGCTGATATTTCAGAAGTCAAAGGCATTGAAAATCCTCCGAGAGTCGACGAAACTGTAGAAGCGCATGGTGTTAGATTCGTCAACATTGAGTCATCCCAACTAAGTGGTTGTGATGCCTTGAGCTCCTGTTCGTCTCCTGATTTACCTATTACAGGCATCCCAACTGGGAAGATGACAAACTCGAAACATATGGATCAAACTGACCCTTCAGTTTATTTTGACAGTGATAACACCCAAGTGAAGAATGATCAGATTGAGGCAATTGATCAAGAAGATGGAGGATTGGAAAGATCCATCCTTGATGATGAATATGAATGTGAGCTTCCAAAATTTTGTTCGTCGGAGGGAAGGATAGATTGTCTACAAACCACGA AGTTTGAAATTTCACTTTGTGGAAGTAAACTTTATTCGGATATGGGATTGAGTGCTGCTGCTGAAGCATTTGAAGCTCATCGTGTATCTGCTCAGGAATTTGGAAGCTCTGCCACAtcaattataaaaaatgaaaatctagTAATTCGATTCCGAGGGCGGTACTGGCATTGGGATAAAGTGGCTCCAGTATTGCTGGGAATGGCAACATTTGGAATGAATTTACCTTTGGATCCTAATGATTCGATTCCCGTGGAACAAGATGACTCAACTAGGTCTGAAAATGAGGAAGCTGAGAATATCTCCACTCCATCTGGAAATAGATGGAGACTGTGGTCTACCCCATTCCAGAGGGTTAAAAAAATTCAGCTCAATGGCGATGACACATCTAACGAGGAGGTGTTTCTTGACACAGAATCTGAGTTCCATAGTCCAACCCTAACGTCCCAACTTGATATCGATACTCCTCGCAAACGAATTTTGAGGACATATATTCCTACTACCGAGCAGATAGCCTCTTTGAAATTAAAAGAAGGTCAAAATAGGATCAAATTCACCTTTCCTACAAAGGTTCTTGGAGTGCAAAAG GTTGATGCTCATATTTACTTGTGGAAGTGGAATGCACGGATTGTAATTTCAGATGTCGATGGGACAATAACCAA GTCTGATGTCTTAGGCCAATTCATGCCATTGGTTGGAATGGATTGGACACAATCTGGGGTTGCTAAACTTTTCTCGGCTATTAAG AGTAATGGATATCAACTACTATTTTTGAGTGCTCGTGCAATCGTTCAGGCGTATTTAACTCGAAGTTTTTTGCTCAACCTAAAACAG GATGGAGAAGCTTTACCTGATGGCCCAGTCGTCATTTCTCCCGATGGACTATTTCCTTCGTTATATCGTGAAG TTATTAGAAGAACCCCTCATGAATTTAAGATTGCCTGTTTAGAG GAGATTAGAAGACTTTTCCCTTCTGATCATAACCCGTTCTACGCTGGCTTCGGTAACCGAGATACCGACGAGCTAAGTTACTTGAAGATGGGGATCCCTAAaggcaaaatatttattatcAATCCTAAG GGAGAGGTGATGAACAGCCATAGCAACAACCCGAAATCATACAAGTCCTTGCTTGCACTCGTCAACGAAATTTTTCCGCCAGTGTCGTCTGTCGAACAG GAAGATTTCAACGAGTGGAACTATTGGAAAATGCCTTTACCCGAGGTTGCTTAG
- the LOC103489820 gene encoding phosphatidate phosphatase PAH1 isoform X1 gives MMNVVGRVGNLISQGVLAIAVPFHPFGGAIDVIVVQQRDGSFRSTPWHVQFGKFQGVLKGAEKVRITVNGVEADFHMYLDSSGEAYFRSEVDSSEGSDGIMNNSILDDQTNGDCKNNGNQDVLDSQIQEHSRGDINVEMQNESRTLYSERAESDGERRFCFPDEQPPLEDLVEILDDRLNGDMDIKIVKSYDQKSEVLGSVDGHVSTYFSASEKFTKKVQLTPLQNQYAISDRMDFSEGNEKFNYGEDSRPCNCNNLNASKSDVDLYNICSANNDTEAFEYQLEVCEGDEEHIFHSQNHVNITSGGDMDRVSNSCMELPECGQLDSENATSSSVADISEVKGIENPPRVDETVEAHGVRFVNIESSQLSGCDALSSCSSPDLPITGIPTGKMTNSKHMDQTDPSVYFDSDNTQVKNDQIEAIDQEDGGLERSILDDEYECELPKFCSSEGRIDCLQTTKFEISLCGSKLYSDMGLSAAAEAFEAHRVSAQEFGSSATSIIKNENLVIRFRGRYWHWDKVAPVLLGMATFGMNLPLDPNDSIPVEQDDSTRSENEEAENISTPSGNRWRLWSTPFQRVKKIQLNGDDTSNEEVFLDTESEFHSPTLTSQLDIDTPRKRILRTYIPTTEQIASLKLKEGQNRIKFTFPTKVLGVQKVDAHIYLWKWNARIVISDVDGTITKSDVLGQFMPLVGMDWTQSGVAKLFSAIKSNGYQLLFLSARAIVQAYLTRSFLLNLKQDGEALPDGPVVISPDGLFPSLYREVIRRTPHEFKIACLEEIRRLFPSDHNPFYAGFGNRDTDELSYLKMGIPKGKIFIINPKGEVMNSHSNNPKSYKSLLALVNEIFPPVSSVEQEDFNEWNYWKMPLPEVA, from the exons ATGATGAATGTAGTGGGAAGAGTTGGCAATTTAATCTCTCAAGGTGTTTTAGCCATTGCTGTGCCTTTCCATCCATTTGGAGGAGCTATTGATGTAATTGTTGTTCAGCAACGAGATGGATCTTTTCGGAGTACACCGTGGCATGTTCAATTCGGTAAGTTTCAGGGCGTGCTCAAGGGTGCGGAGAAGGTTCGTATAACTGTTAATGGTGTCGAGGCTGATTTTCATATGTATCTTGATAGTTCGGGCGAGGCCTATTTTAGAAGTGAAGTTGATTCGAGTGAAGGAAGCGATGGTATTATGAAcaattcaattttagatgaTCAGACAAATGGTGATTGCAAGAATAATGGGAACCAGGATGTTCTTGACTCTCAAATACAAGAACATAGTAGGGGCGATATCAATGTGGAAATGCAAAATGAATCGCGTACATTGTACTCTGAAAGGGCAGAATCTGATGGCGAGCGGAGATTTTGTTTCCCAGATGAGCAGCCTCCATTGGAAGATTTGGTTGAGATTTTAGATGACAGGTTAAATGGagatatggatataaaaattgTAAAATCTTACGATCAGAAGTCGGAAGTCTTAGGGAGTGTGGATGGTCATGTGTCAACTTATTTCTCAGCCTCAGAAAAGTTTACAAAGAAAGTGCAACTAACTCCACTTCAAAATCAATATGCTATCAGTGATCGGATGGATTTTAGTGAAGGTAATGAGAAGTTCAATTATGGGGAAGATTCTCGGCCTTGTAATTGTAATAATCTAAATGCATCCAAAAGTGATGTTGATTTGTATAACATTTGCAGTGCCAACAATGATACTGAAGCTTTCGAGTACCAGCTGGAAGTTTGTGAAGGAGATGAGGAACATATTTTTCATTCACAAAACCATGTGAATATTACTTCTGGAGGCGACATGGATCGGGTTTCTAATTCCTGTATGGAATTACCAGAATGTGGTCAATTAGATTCAGAAAATGCCACATCTTCATCGGTGGCTGATATTTCAGAAGTCAAAGGCATTGAAAATCCTCCGAGAGTCGACGAAACTGTAGAAGCGCATGGTGTTAGATTCGTCAACATTGAGTCATCCCAACTAAGTGGTTGTGATGCCTTGAGCTCCTGTTCGTCTCCTGATTTACCTATTACAGGCATCCCAACTGGGAAGATGACAAACTCGAAACATATGGATCAAACTGACCCTTCAGTTTATTTTGACAGTGATAACACCCAAGTGAAGAATGATCAGATTGAGGCAATTGATCAAGAAGATGGAGGATTGGAAAGATCCATCCTTGATGATGAATATGAATGTGAGCTTCCAAAATTTTGTTCGTCGGAGGGAAGGATAGATTGTCTACAAACCACGA AGTTTGAAATTTCACTTTGTGGAAGTAAACTTTATTCGGATATGGGATTGAGTGCTGCTGCTGAAGCATTTGAAGCTCATCGTGTATCTGCTCAGGAATTTGGAAGCTCTGCCACAtcaattataaaaaatgaaaatctagTAATTCGATTCCGAGGGCGGTACTGGCATTGGGATAAAGTGGCTCCAGTATTGCTGGGAATGGCAACATTTGGAATGAATTTACCTTTGGATCCTAATGATTCGATTCCCGTGGAACAAGATGACTCAACTAGGTCTGAAAATGAGGAAGCTGAGAATATCTCCACTCCATCTGGAAATAGATGGAGACTGTGGTCTACCCCATTCCAGAGGGTTAAAAAAATTCAGCTCAATGGCGATGACACATCTAACGAGGAGGTGTTTCTTGACACAGAATCTGAGTTCCATAGTCCAACCCTAACGTCCCAACTTGATATCGATACTCCTCGCAAACGAATTTTGAGGACATATATTCCTACTACCGAGCAGATAGCCTCTTTGAAATTAAAAGAAGGTCAAAATAGGATCAAATTCACCTTTCCTACAAAGGTTCTTGGAGTGCAAAAG GTTGATGCTCATATTTACTTGTGGAAGTGGAATGCACGGATTGTAATTTCAGATGTCGATGGGACAATAACCAA GTCTGATGTCTTAGGCCAATTCATGCCATTGGTTGGAATGGATTGGACACAATCTGGGGTTGCTAAACTTTTCTCGGCTATTAAG AGTAATGGATATCAACTACTATTTTTGAGTGCTCGTGCAATCGTTCAGGCGTATTTAACTCGAAGTTTTTTGCTCAACCTAAAACAG GATGGAGAAGCTTTACCTGATGGCCCAGTCGTCATTTCTCCCGATGGACTATTTCCTTCGTTATATCGTGAAG TTATTAGAAGAACCCCTCATGAATTTAAGATTGCCTGTTTAGAG GAGATTAGAAGACTTTTCCCTTCTGATCATAACCCGTTCTACGCTGGCTTCGGTAACCGAGATACCGACGAGCTAAGTTACTTGAAGATGGGGATCCCTAAaggcaaaatatttattatcAATCCTAAG GGAGAGGTGATGAACAGCCATAGCAACAACCCGAAATCATACAAGTCCTTGCTTGCACTCGTCAACGAAATTTTTCCGCCAGTGTCGTCTGTCGAACAG GAAGATTTCAACGAGTGGAACTATTGGAAAATGCCTTTACCCGAGGTTGCTTAG